The Methylomusa anaerophila genome has a segment encoding these proteins:
- a CDS encoding aromatase/cyclase, with translation MEVTMHAVEINADLETVYDMCANVLKWPEYFPPCKQAKIISEKDNVQVIEITAQSNETEFTWQSERILYPGSYRIDFRQSRPGPLVKYMQGVWRAIKLNKGVLLTLEHAFEVKDSVEGLVENVSNKEEALRFMHRTIENNSKQELGSIKRILEKAGLGEAEAIFSSGIEIKTTAGQVYNLLYNVQEWPKLLPHCQKITMLYEDGRNQEFEMTVTGAQDKTEVMRSIRHGYANNIIEYFQPSLPPALQRHEGKWIITGTENGVHLEAWHSITLLKEGVRKLWGEMEMEKALKIVQQAIDRNSMTTMQTIKSYLE, from the coding sequence ATGGAAGTTACCATGCATGCCGTAGAAATCAATGCCGACCTAGAAACGGTTTATGATATGTGCGCCAATGTATTAAAATGGCCGGAATATTTTCCGCCCTGCAAACAGGCCAAAATCATATCGGAAAAAGACAATGTGCAAGTAATCGAAATAACGGCCCAATCCAATGAGACGGAATTTACCTGGCAATCAGAACGGATATTGTATCCCGGGAGTTACCGGATTGATTTCCGTCAGTCCAGGCCCGGTCCCCTTGTGAAGTACATGCAAGGTGTATGGCGGGCAATTAAGTTGAATAAAGGGGTATTATTGACCCTGGAACATGCGTTTGAGGTCAAGGACAGTGTTGAAGGCCTGGTTGAGAATGTAAGCAATAAGGAAGAAGCCTTAAGATTTATGCACCGGACAATTGAAAATAACAGCAAACAAGAATTGGGTTCCATTAAACGAATATTGGAAAAGGCGGGTTTAGGAGAGGCGGAGGCCATATTTTCCAGCGGAATTGAAATTAAAACAACCGCCGGGCAAGTATACAACCTGCTGTATAATGTGCAAGAGTGGCCCAAACTGCTGCCACACTGCCAAAAGATTACAATGCTGTACGAAGACGGCCGCAATCAGGAATTTGAAATGACTGTTACCGGCGCGCAAGACAAAACGGAAGTTATGAGATCCATACGCCACGGATACGCCAATAATATAATTGAATATTTTCAGCCTTCATTGCCGCCGGCATTACAAAGGCATGAAGGGAAATGGATCATTACCGGGACGGAGAATGGGGTGCATCTTGAGGCCTGGCACAGTATAACACTGTTGAAAGAAGGGGTTAGAAAACTATGGGGGGAGATGGAAATGGAAAAAGCCTTAAAAATTGTCCAACAGGCAATTGACAGAAACAGTATGACAACCATGCAAACGATTAAATCCTATTTAGAGTGA
- a CDS encoding alpha/beta hydrolase family protein, whose product MSENRKSPVFQNFNRLMAGGFDHTDYTRMVNRVGRGEDHVQVCEELGDKSYAYAEEELQKGHQETAKIFFIKAAADYRIAEYDIVEISDERLRIYGKLLDSHARGLQLYDNFTAEKVEIPYKNSKMSGWMLIPRQAAPDVPVIVAIGGLTGFKEEVHTVAMSLINRGLAVLLIDGPGQGESLYFNKCYLEIEIEQAYDVIFDYILSRSDVGNKIGIFGASFGGYFVPRIAGFLSHKLAGCVSRGGSYEPKEMVGKYPHSLEKLAIRFGTTEKYVTENLLDKMTLQGIAEKITCPLLIIHNEQDPLFNVAGVKRTYAEAAATDKTIKLYPGVDHCVTLDDTEVHRYFVDWFADRLLA is encoded by the coding sequence ATGTCAGAAAACAGAAAATCACCCGTTTTCCAAAATTTCAATCGTCTGATGGCCGGTGGGTTTGATCACACCGACTATACCAGAATGGTCAACCGAGTTGGCCGCGGCGAAGATCATGTGCAGGTATGCGAGGAACTTGGCGACAAATCCTATGCTTATGCCGAAGAAGAATTGCAAAAAGGGCACCAGGAAACAGCGAAAATCTTTTTCATAAAAGCGGCAGCGGATTATCGAATTGCCGAATACGACATTGTTGAAATAAGCGACGAGAGACTCCGGATTTACGGGAAGCTTTTGGATAGTCATGCCCGCGGTCTTCAATTGTATGACAATTTTACCGCTGAAAAAGTGGAAATTCCTTATAAAAATTCTAAAATGAGCGGCTGGATGCTGATCCCGCGGCAAGCGGCGCCAGACGTTCCCGTCATTGTTGCCATCGGTGGACTGACAGGCTTTAAAGAGGAAGTGCATACAGTAGCCATGTCGCTGATCAACAGGGGTTTGGCCGTCCTGCTTATTGACGGGCCGGGCCAGGGAGAATCGCTGTACTTCAACAAATGTTATTTGGAAATAGAAATTGAACAGGCCTACGATGTAATATTCGACTACATATTGAGCCGCAGTGACGTAGGAAACAAAATTGGCATATTTGGCGCCAGCTTCGGCGGCTATTTCGTTCCCCGCATAGCCGGCTTTTTATCACATAAACTGGCTGGCTGCGTAAGCCGCGGCGGGTCGTATGAACCGAAGGAAATGGTTGGAAAATATCCGCATTCTTTAGAAAAACTGGCGATCCGGTTCGGAACAACTGAAAAATATGTAACCGAAAATCTGCTGGACAAAATGACCTTGCAAGGGATTGCCGAGAAAATAACCTGTCCCCTTTTGATTATTCACAATGAGCAAGATCCTCTTTTCAATGTTGCGGGAGTAAAAAGGACATATGCGGAAGCTGCGGCCACGGATAAAACAATTAAACTTTATCCGGGTGTCGACCACTGTGTGACTCTCGATGATACGGAAGTGCACAGATACTTTGTAGATTGGTTTGCCGACAGACTGTTAGCATAA
- a CDS encoding TetR family transcriptional regulator encodes METNTQSKLIKAATPLFATKGFAAVTVRELAEAAKVNGALISYYFSGKEGLYLAVLEEQFVPIIQMMQGLAATNHLSAMERLTQYARNIMIIHRQNPFLTQFIHSELVNPSACGGEVVANYVSRLSQLIQVILKDGVASSDFKPNFSLDYATVFFAGIINYYYIIKPFVNELAKLSDQSDEEYFVQAIHLFLHGIIGGRVHEQKN; translated from the coding sequence ATGGAAACGAATACACAGAGCAAATTAATTAAAGCGGCCACCCCCCTATTTGCGACAAAAGGGTTCGCCGCGGTGACCGTTCGCGAGTTGGCAGAGGCCGCCAAAGTTAACGGCGCACTTATTTCTTACTATTTTTCGGGGAAGGAAGGTTTGTACCTGGCGGTATTGGAAGAGCAGTTCGTTCCGATTATACAGATGATGCAAGGGCTGGCGGCCACGAACCATCTGTCGGCCATGGAACGGCTTACCCAATACGCCCGGAATATCATGATTATTCATCGTCAGAATCCTTTTTTAACGCAATTCATACATAGTGAGCTTGTCAATCCATCCGCCTGTGGCGGAGAAGTAGTAGCCAATTATGTTTCCCGGCTTTCGCAACTCATTCAGGTTATTCTGAAAGACGGTGTTGCCAGCAGCGATTTTAAACCAAATTTCAGCCTTGATTATGCAACAGTCTTTTTCGCAGGCATCATAAATTATTACTATATTATCAAGCCTTTCGTAAATGAATTGGCAAAGCTCTCAGATCAATCAGACGAAGAATATTTTGTCCAGGCGATTCATCTTTTTCTACATGGGATTATAGGAGGAAGAGTACATGAACAAAAAAATTAA
- a CDS encoding HlyD family secretion protein, whose translation MNKKINKKIIVAAIAVVVLAVLAVGGYRLYLPKEKSIKATGTVEVTLTDIVPKTNGYMSQLAIQVGDTVGAGQVVAHITRADLKAQLLADEAAHSKAQAQLADLEKGSRQQEIQQAEANVVSAQATYDKAKNDLERYRVLYRDNAISAQQFDTAQASYDVAHNTLLASQSQQSLVAEGNRPDVIEAQRNEVKRLQAVIEVTRAALADTVVASPLNGVVLTKNFENGEYLNAGSAIATIGDLNDCWVKIYVSSAELGLIEVSQPVDVHIDSYPNRVFAGTIKEISQNAEFTPRQSITQRERANLVFYVKVKIDNSEGILKPGMPADVVIQL comes from the coding sequence ATGAACAAAAAAATTAATAAAAAAATAATTGTCGCCGCCATTGCCGTTGTTGTTCTGGCGGTGTTGGCTGTTGGGGGCTACAGGCTGTATCTGCCCAAGGAAAAAAGCATTAAGGCTACCGGCACAGTGGAAGTAACCCTTACTGACATCGTGCCTAAAACCAACGGCTATATGTCGCAGTTAGCCATTCAAGTGGGGGATACCGTTGGGGCCGGTCAGGTCGTTGCGCATATTACCCGCGCCGATTTAAAAGCGCAGTTGCTGGCCGACGAAGCTGCCCACAGCAAGGCGCAAGCCCAGTTGGCCGACCTGGAAAAAGGCTCCCGGCAGCAGGAAATTCAGCAAGCCGAAGCCAATGTGGTGTCGGCGCAGGCAACGTATGATAAAGCAAAAAACGATTTGGAGCGTTATCGGGTTCTGTACCGTGACAATGCCATATCGGCGCAGCAGTTTGACACCGCTCAGGCCAGCTATGATGTTGCCCACAACACTCTCCTTGCCAGCCAATCCCAACAGAGCCTGGTAGCCGAAGGCAATCGCCCCGATGTTATCGAAGCCCAGCGGAATGAAGTAAAGCGGCTGCAGGCCGTTATCGAAGTCACTCGCGCCGCCCTGGCCGACACCGTTGTTGCCAGTCCCCTTAACGGGGTGGTATTGACCAAAAACTTTGAAAACGGCGAGTATCTCAATGCCGGTTCGGCCATCGCCACCATTGGCGATCTGAATGACTGCTGGGTCAAAATCTACGTTTCTTCCGCCGAACTTGGCCTTATTGAAGTGAGTCAGCCGGTAGATGTTCATATCGATTCTTATCCCAACAGGGTGTTTGCCGGCACGATTAAGGAGATCAGCCAAAATGCGGAGTTTACGCCGCGCCAGAGTATTACCCAACGGGAAAGAGCCAACCTGGTGTTTTATGTGAAAGTAAAAATTGATAATTCCGAAGGCATCTTAAAGCCGGGAATGCCGGCGGATGTGGTCATCCAATTATGA
- a CDS encoding ABC transporter ATP-binding protein has translation MITLNNITKNYGTLTAVNDISLSVNEGEIFGLVGPDGAGKTTIIRMLTGLLSPTSGSLTVLGAANPESVKDHLGYVPQKFSLYGDLTVMENIRVFGSLCGQSEEQIDDLATHILDFTKILPFKDRLADNLSGGMKQKLALAAGLMHQPQLFFLDEPTTGVDPVSRRDFWRMLFKLNKEGTTIFVSTPYMDEAELCTRIAFLHNGRIVSCDSPQGLRRTYPYKVLELKTNDRNIKEHLAPCPLLDINMFGEAYHLVVEDMAAAVQIKSALAAANIAVAELEEIQPTLEDVFVALASEVA, from the coding sequence ATGATCACGTTAAATAATATCACGAAAAATTATGGAACTTTAACGGCAGTAAATGATATTTCACTGTCGGTGAATGAGGGCGAAATATTTGGGCTGGTCGGGCCGGACGGCGCCGGCAAAACGACAATTATCCGGATGCTGACAGGGCTGCTTTCCCCAACTTCGGGAAGTCTTACCGTGTTAGGCGCCGCCAACCCGGAAAGCGTCAAGGATCACCTCGGGTATGTTCCGCAAAAATTCAGCCTCTACGGCGACTTAACAGTCATGGAAAACATTCGGGTATTTGGGTCGCTATGCGGACAATCAGAAGAGCAAATTGATGATTTAGCCACTCATATCCTTGATTTTACCAAAATACTGCCGTTTAAGGACCGTTTGGCTGACAACCTGTCCGGCGGGATGAAACAAAAATTGGCTCTGGCAGCCGGTTTGATGCATCAGCCGCAGCTGTTCTTTCTCGACGAACCGACCACCGGCGTTGATCCCGTTTCCCGGCGGGATTTTTGGCGCATGCTGTTCAAACTCAATAAGGAAGGTACAACTATTTTTGTATCCACACCGTATATGGATGAGGCGGAACTCTGTACCCGCATTGCTTTCCTGCATAACGGGCGCATTGTTTCCTGCGATTCCCCCCAGGGATTGCGCCGGACCTACCCTTATAAAGTGCTGGAACTGAAAACGAATGACCGGAACATTAAGGAACATCTGGCTCCATGCCCGCTTCTTGATATCAACATGTTTGGGGAAGCCTACCATTTAGTGGTGGAAGACATGGCGGCGGCCGTTCAGATAAAGTCCGCCCTGGCCGCAGCCAATATCGCTGTTGCTGAACTGGAAGAAATTCAACCCACGCTGGAAGACGTGTTTGTTGCTTTGGCAAGTGAGGTGGCTTGA
- a CDS encoding ABC transporter ATP-binding protein produces MYAVEVSNLTRRFGDFTAVNNVSLKIREGSIYGFLGPNGSGKSTTIRMLCGLLEPTAGNGKILGLDIGRDGEAIKHKIGYMSQKFSLYDDLTVLENLEFYAGMYSLSRNTARQRIEEMLAMAGLEGRQHELAVNLSGGWKQRLALGCSIIHTPPILFLDEPTGGVDPKSRRMFWDIIYHLASQGTTVMVTTHFMDEAEHCDAIGFIFEGKLIADGAPSQLKKMIPGILVRINTPQPMELLETLEASKIPYLDIYPFGASLHILVEVDQLDQVVSFPYEQITPGLEDVFVHLVKSQHKEKEMIA; encoded by the coding sequence ATGTATGCTGTGGAAGTTAGCAATCTTACCCGCCGCTTTGGCGATTTTACGGCAGTAAATAATGTTTCGCTGAAAATTAGAGAGGGCTCCATTTATGGCTTTCTTGGCCCAAATGGTTCCGGGAAGTCCACCACCATCCGGATGCTGTGCGGCTTATTGGAACCGACCGCGGGAAACGGCAAAATACTAGGGCTGGATATTGGCCGTGACGGTGAGGCCATCAAGCACAAGATCGGCTATATGTCGCAAAAATTTAGCCTGTATGATGATTTAACCGTCCTGGAAAATCTGGAGTTTTATGCCGGTATGTACAGCTTGTCGCGCAATACGGCCAGACAGAGAATTGAAGAGATGCTGGCCATGGCCGGCCTGGAAGGCCGGCAGCATGAACTGGCAGTCAATCTTTCCGGCGGCTGGAAACAGCGTCTGGCTTTAGGCTGTTCCATTATTCATACACCGCCCATTCTTTTTCTTGATGAACCCACGGGCGGCGTTGATCCCAAATCCAGACGCATGTTTTGGGATATCATCTATCATTTAGCATCCCAGGGCACCACCGTAATGGTTACAACTCACTTTATGGATGAAGCGGAACATTGTGACGCCATTGGATTTATATTTGAAGGAAAGTTGATTGCCGACGGCGCCCCGTCCCAGCTAAAAAAGATGATCCCAGGCATATTGGTGCGCATTAATACGCCGCAGCCGATGGAATTGCTGGAAACCCTGGAAGCCAGTAAAATTCCTTATCTTGATATTTACCCCTTCGGGGCCAGTTTGCATATTCTCGTCGAGGTGGATCAACTGGACCAGGTTGTGTCCTTTCCCTATGAACAAATCACTCCGGGATTGGAAGACGTCTTTGTTCATTTAGTAAAGTCTCAGCATAAGGAAAAGGAGATGATAGCATGA
- a CDS encoding ABC transporter permease — protein sequence MRRLRAMLIKEFIQMRRDRLTLAMMLMVPVGQLLLFGFAINTDVKHLPTIVFNQSLQQDSRELLDSLAASEYFNINYVAKNFQEVNDAVDSGKAKVGIIIPPDFSDNLKHGRTATVQVIVDASDSMSASSAISAAQLIGQLKSQQILLQKVRGYTGHTAQNPYDIRIRPWYNTDFVSAFYMVPGIMGVILTMTMVMITSMAIVRERERGTLEQLIVTPLKNWELMLGKIIPYSIVGYVQVTVAIVVGIFVFDLPIRGSIGLLYILTAFFIVASLAQGIFISTVTKTQMQAMQMSFFIFLPSVLLSGFMFPREAMPLGFNLLGNLLPITFYLQIMRGIILKGVGLSILWPQVMALTLFIIIVLTISINKFQKKIV from the coding sequence ATGAGGCGACTGCGGGCCATGCTGATCAAGGAATTCATACAAATGCGGCGTGACCGGTTAACCTTGGCCATGATGCTGATGGTGCCGGTTGGACAGCTTTTGCTGTTTGGTTTCGCCATTAACACCGATGTCAAACATTTGCCTACCATTGTATTTAACCAGTCATTGCAGCAAGACAGCCGTGAACTGCTTGACTCCCTGGCGGCCAGCGAATATTTTAATATAAATTATGTGGCAAAGAATTTTCAGGAGGTAAATGACGCCGTTGATTCCGGCAAAGCCAAGGTGGGTATCATCATACCGCCTGATTTCTCAGATAATTTAAAGCATGGCCGAACGGCGACCGTCCAGGTGATTGTGGACGCGTCTGATTCCATGTCCGCCTCTTCCGCCATCAGCGCCGCCCAGTTGATCGGTCAGCTGAAATCACAGCAGATTCTGCTGCAGAAAGTGCGGGGCTATACCGGGCATACCGCCCAGAACCCTTACGATATTCGTATCCGCCCGTGGTATAATACGGACTTTGTGTCGGCTTTTTATATGGTGCCGGGTATTATGGGGGTTATTTTAACCATGACCATGGTAATGATCACTTCCATGGCTATTGTCCGGGAACGGGAACGGGGCACACTGGAGCAGCTTATCGTTACCCCTCTGAAGAATTGGGAATTAATGCTGGGAAAAATTATACCCTATAGTATTGTCGGCTATGTGCAAGTAACGGTGGCTATCGTGGTGGGCATCTTTGTATTTGACCTGCCCATTCGCGGCAGCATCGGCCTGCTGTACATTCTTACAGCCTTCTTTATTGTTGCTTCGCTGGCGCAGGGAATCTTCATCTCAACAGTGACCAAAACTCAAATGCAGGCCATGCAGATGTCCTTTTTCATTTTTTTACCCAGCGTATTGCTCTCCGGGTTTATGTTTCCCCGGGAGGCCATGCCGCTGGGGTTTAATTTACTCGGAAATTTATTGCCGATTACTTTCTATTTGCAGATCATGCGGGGCATTATTCTCAAAGGTGTGGGTTTGAGCATACTGTGGCCGCAGGTTATGGCCCTAACCTTATTTATAATCATCGTGCTAACAATCAGCATCAATAAATTTCAGAAGAAGATTGTTTAG
- a CDS encoding TetR family transcriptional regulator: MEHDTAAKIINTAIPLFAKKGFVAVTIREVADAAQINSSAISYYFNGKEGLYHAALDKIFSPVTKLLSTVETMTAVKPVERLTLYARNIGTIHHECPFLARIIHSELANPTRCGEIIIKKYIAQLYQFACQSLREGIDSGEFSPDLNISYATISLAGIMNFYFLATPLIKEFAQLSEQSDEEYISQALRIYLNGIKVRENPQT, from the coding sequence GTGGAACATGATACTGCCGCTAAAATTATCAATACCGCTATTCCATTATTCGCGAAAAAAGGATTTGTCGCCGTCACCATCCGGGAAGTGGCGGATGCCGCGCAAATAAACAGTTCGGCTATTTCTTACTATTTCAATGGTAAAGAGGGTCTTTACCATGCGGCGTTGGATAAAATTTTTTCACCTGTAACCAAGCTGCTGAGTACGGTAGAAACCATGACCGCAGTAAAACCGGTTGAACGCCTTACTTTGTATGCCCGCAACATCGGCACAATCCACCATGAGTGCCCTTTTTTAGCCCGCATCATCCATAGTGAGCTTGCCAATCCAACCCGTTGTGGTGAAATAATAATAAAGAAATACATTGCCCAGCTGTACCAGTTTGCGTGCCAGTCCTTGCGTGAAGGTATTGATAGCGGTGAGTTTTCTCCCGATTTGAATATTAGCTACGCTACCATATCTTTGGCCGGAATCATGAACTTTTACTTTCTTGCCACCCCTCTCATCAAGGAATTTGCCCAATTGTCCGAGCAATCCGATGAGGAATATATTTCCCAGGCGCTCAGGATTTATCTGAATGGGATCAAAGTGAGAGAAAATCCGCAAACTTAG